The proteins below are encoded in one region of Opisthocomus hoazin isolate bOpiHoa1 chromosome 24, bOpiHoa1.hap1, whole genome shotgun sequence:
- the DRD2 gene encoding D(2) dopamine receptor isoform X1 has product MDLLNLSWYNGDIGDRNWSKPLNESNADQKPQYNYYAMLLTLLIFVIVFGNVLVCMAVSREKALQTTTNYLIVSLAVADLLLATLVMPWMVYLEVVGEWRFSRIHCDIFVTLDVMMCTASILNLCAISIDRYTAVAMPMLYNTRYSSKRRVTVMIAVVWLLSFAISCPLLFGLNNTDENECIIANPAFVVYSSIVSFYVPFIVTLLVYVQIYIVLRKRRKRVNTKRSSHSLESDTQAPLKEAESQVEDMEMEMVSSTSPPEKTIIKPAAPSNHQLVVPVASNQGTNSTLQAALDSLGKVEKNGHAKETLHSAKVFETQSMPNGKTRTSLKTVSRRKLSQQKEKKATQMLAIVLGVFIICWLPFFITHILNMHCDCNIPPAMYSAFTWLGYVNSAVNPIIYTTFNIEFRKAFMKILHC; this is encoded by the exons ATGGATCTGCTAAACCTGTCTTGGTACAATGGTGACATCGGTGACAGGAATTGGAGCAAGCCGCTCAACGAATCCAATGCAGACCAGAAGCCTCAGTACAACTACTATGCCATGTTGCTCACCCTCCTCATCTTTGTCATTGTTTTTGGCAATGTGCTGGTGTGTATGGCTGTGTCCAGGGAAAAAGCCCTTCAGACTACTACTAATTACCTGATCGTGAGTTTGGCAGTGGCCGATCTCTTGCTAGCAACTCTGGTCATGCCTTGGATGGTCTATCTGGAG GTGGTTGGTGAGTGGAGGTTTAGTCGGATCCACTGTGATATCTTTGTAACCCTTGACGTTATGATGTGTACTGCCAGTATCCTCAACCTCTGTGCCATCAGCATTGACAG GTACACAGCTGTAGCAATGCCAATGCTGTACAATACCCGTTACAGCTCGAAGCGCAGGGTCACGGTCATGATTGCTGTGGTCTGGCTGCTTTCATTTGCCATCTCCTGCCCACTCCTCTTTGGCCTCAACAACACAG ATGAGAACGAGTGCATCATTGCCAATCCTGCCTTTGTCGTGTATTCCTCTATCGTCTCCTTCTACGTCCCCTTCATTGTCACCCTGCTGGTGTATGTGCAGATTTACATAGTGCTCCGGAAGCGCAGGAAGCGTGTCAACACCAAGCGCAGCAGCCACAGCCTGGAGTCAGACACGCAAGCCCCACTGAAG GAGGCGGAGAGTCAAGTAGAAGATATGGAAATGGAGATGGTGTCCAGTACCAGTCCTCCTGAGAAAACCATCATCAAACCAGCGGCACCAAGTAACCATCAGCTGGTTGTGCCAGTTGCTTCTAATCAGGGCACCAACTCAACCCTGCAGGCAGCCTTGGACAGCCTTGGGAAAGTAGAGAAGAATGGACACGCCAAAGAAACACTCCACTCAGCCAAGGTCTTTGAGACCCAGTCTATGCCCAATGGCAAGACAAGGACCTCTCTCAAAACTGTGAGCAGGAGGAAACTGTcacaacagaaggaaaagaaagccaCTCAGATGCTAGCCATTGTACTCG GTGTTTTCATCATCTGCTGGCTCCCATTCTTCATCACTCACATCCTGAACATGCACTGCGATTGCAACATCCCCCCAGCAATGTACAGCGCCTTTACGTGGCTTGGATATGTCAACAGTGCTGTCAATCCAATTATTTACACCACCTTCAACATCGAATTTCGCAAGGCTTTCATGAAGATCCTCCACTGTTAA
- the DRD2 gene encoding D(2) dopamine receptor isoform X2, which produces MDLLNLSWYNGDIGDRNWSKPLNESNADQKPQYNYYAMLLTLLIFVIVFGNVLVCMAVSREKALQTTTNYLIVSLAVADLLLATLVMPWMVYLEVVGEWRFSRIHCDIFVTLDVMMCTASILNLCAISIDRYTAVAMPMLYNTRYSSKRRVTVMIAVVWLLSFAISCPLLFGLNNTDENECIIANPAFVVYSSIVSFYVPFIVTLLVYVQIYIVLRKRRKRVNTKRSSHSLESDTQAPLKDKCTHPEDIKLCTVIVKSNGSFQVNKRKVEAESQVEDMEMEMVSSTSPPEKTIIKPAAPSNHQLVVPVASNQGTNSTLQAALDSLGKVEKNGHAKETLHSAKVFETQSMPNGKTRTSLKTVSRRKLSQQKEKKATQMLAIVLGVFIICWLPFFITHILNMHCDCNIPPAMYSAFTWLGYVNSAVNPIIYTTFNIEFRKAFMKILHC; this is translated from the exons ATGGATCTGCTAAACCTGTCTTGGTACAATGGTGACATCGGTGACAGGAATTGGAGCAAGCCGCTCAACGAATCCAATGCAGACCAGAAGCCTCAGTACAACTACTATGCCATGTTGCTCACCCTCCTCATCTTTGTCATTGTTTTTGGCAATGTGCTGGTGTGTATGGCTGTGTCCAGGGAAAAAGCCCTTCAGACTACTACTAATTACCTGATCGTGAGTTTGGCAGTGGCCGATCTCTTGCTAGCAACTCTGGTCATGCCTTGGATGGTCTATCTGGAG GTGGTTGGTGAGTGGAGGTTTAGTCGGATCCACTGTGATATCTTTGTAACCCTTGACGTTATGATGTGTACTGCCAGTATCCTCAACCTCTGTGCCATCAGCATTGACAG GTACACAGCTGTAGCAATGCCAATGCTGTACAATACCCGTTACAGCTCGAAGCGCAGGGTCACGGTCATGATTGCTGTGGTCTGGCTGCTTTCATTTGCCATCTCCTGCCCACTCCTCTTTGGCCTCAACAACACAG ATGAGAACGAGTGCATCATTGCCAATCCTGCCTTTGTCGTGTATTCCTCTATCGTCTCCTTCTACGTCCCCTTCATTGTCACCCTGCTGGTGTATGTGCAGATTTACATAGTGCTCCGGAAGCGCAGGAAGCGTGTCAACACCAAGCGCAGCAGCCACAGCCTGGAGTCAGACACGCAAGCCCCACTGAAG GACAAGTGCACTCATCCCGAAGACATCAAGCTCTGCACGGTTATTGTGAAGTCCAATGGGAGTTTCCAAGTTAATAAGCGCAAAGTG GAGGCGGAGAGTCAAGTAGAAGATATGGAAATGGAGATGGTGTCCAGTACCAGTCCTCCTGAGAAAACCATCATCAAACCAGCGGCACCAAGTAACCATCAGCTGGTTGTGCCAGTTGCTTCTAATCAGGGCACCAACTCAACCCTGCAGGCAGCCTTGGACAGCCTTGGGAAAGTAGAGAAGAATGGACACGCCAAAGAAACACTCCACTCAGCCAAGGTCTTTGAGACCCAGTCTATGCCCAATGGCAAGACAAGGACCTCTCTCAAAACTGTGAGCAGGAGGAAACTGTcacaacagaaggaaaagaaagccaCTCAGATGCTAGCCATTGTACTCG GTGTTTTCATCATCTGCTGGCTCCCATTCTTCATCACTCACATCCTGAACATGCACTGCGATTGCAACATCCCCCCAGCAATGTACAGCGCCTTTACGTGGCTTGGATATGTCAACAGTGCTGTCAATCCAATTATTTACACCACCTTCAACATCGAATTTCGCAAGGCTTTCATGAAGATCCTCCACTGTTAA